One part of the Enterococcus sp. DIV1094 genome encodes these proteins:
- a CDS encoding DNA-binding protein, which translates to MAKLSIDELDLSPSLLDVIKETAAEEGKQQAQLLIEEYKKKLELPRFMGMAQAAKYMNTSYNTVKYVFIEKLGLRVVMIDGYEKIDQRDADAFLEKHKK; encoded by the coding sequence ATGGCGAAGCTAAGTATTGATGAATTAGACCTATCTCCCTCATTGCTTGACGTAATAAAAGAGACAGCGGCAGAGGAAGGGAAACAACAAGCCCAGCTATTAATCGAGGAGTACAAGAAGAAGCTAGAGCTCCCTAGATTTATGGGGATGGCGCAAGCTGCAAAATACATGAACACCAGTTACAACACTGTGAAGTATGTATTCATTGAAAAATTAGGCTTACGTGTCGTAATGATCGATGGTTATGAAAAAATTGATCAACGAGATGCAGATGCATTTCTTGAGAAACACAAAAAATAA